The Bacteroidales bacterium genomic sequence TTCTGAAAAAAAGAAAGGATCTGCGGCATATCGGAATGTTTGCACAAACAACGCCATGATAATCGAAACTTTGTAACAGGCGCCGTAAATCCCCACCTGCCCCATCACATCGCTCCCTTCAGGTAGAAGTCTTGCCAATAGAATTTTATCCAGTGACAGATTTATTGAGCCGGCAACAGCAACAACTAGCAGTGGCCAGGTGTAAGCCAGCATACGTTTCAACAGGGCAATATCGAAAGTGATATTTTTTACCGGAAAATCTGGGAGTAACAATATCAATGTCAGCGTTGTGGCTATCAGGTTGGAAATAAAGATATAGCCCACCAGGTCGTCAGGATTGAAAAAGCCCAGTATCACCCGGGCAGCCGTGGTGTCGGGGAAGCGGCTGAGAATAAAAGGGCACAGCAGAATGAAAAACAAATTCAGCCCGATATTGGAGCCGATGTTCACAAGTTTGATCAGGGCAAATTTTACCGGCCGGTTTTCCTGCCTGAGTTTAGCAAAAGGGATTGCTGCAATGGCATCAAAAGCAAGGATGAAAGCAAACCAGACCACATAGTTGATGTTGTTGGCATAACCCAGCCATTCAGCAATGGGTCGGGAATAAATCAATGCGGCGACAAGAAAAACCATTGAAGTAAACACCAGCGATAACAGCGAAGTGCTGTAAACCCCCGATTTGTCAGATTCACTTTGAGAAAACCGGAAAAAAGTGGTTTCCATGCCGTAGGTCAGGATTACCCATAGTATAGAGACGTAGGCATACATTTCGGTGTAAATCCCATAATCAGAAGTGATGAGTACACGGGTGTAAAGCGGCACAAGCAGGTAGTTAAGCAACCGCCCGATGATGCTGCTGAGGCCGTAAATGGCCGTTTGTCCTGCCAGTCTTCTGAGTGGATTCAATGCAGTAGGTTTGGGGACAAAAGTATCAAAATCAATGATATTATTGATTAAAATTAAGTAACCGTGTATCTATTCGGCATTTGTTTGAATTGAGTGTGTCCCGGGGTTTATCACCTAACATTTTCTGCCATATTTCATGATAAAGCGTTAATTGATGCAAAATATGCACTGTAAATCAATCGATTATAAATAATTCGTTGAATTATTGTTAATAGATTCACATTGTTAATTTGATCACAAAAAATTTGGCCAGTTCATTGAAACCTACTACTTTTGCAGCCGTTAATCATCAGTAATTCTATGCTGACTTTCAATTATAACGTATTGATATTTAAGTTCAAAAAGATATTTTATTACCAAAACTTGGAGGTAATCACGAAATGAC encodes the following:
- a CDS encoding polysaccharide biosynthesis protein, giving the protein MNPLRRLAGQTAIYGLSSIIGRLLNYLLVPLYTRVLITSDYGIYTEMYAYVSILWVILTYGMETTFFRFSQSESDKSGVYSTSLLSLVFTSMVFLVAALIYSRPIAEWLGYANNINYVVWFAFILAFDAIAAIPFAKLRQENRPVKFALIKLVNIGSNIGLNLFFILLCPFILSRFPDTTAARVILGFFNPDDLVGYIFISNLIATTLTLILLLPDFPVKNITFDIALLKRMLAYTWPLLVVAVAGSINLSLDKILLARLLPEGSDVMGQVGIYGACYKVSIIMALFVQTFRYAADPFFFSESGKSESRQLYADVLILFTIAVSVIFLFTVMYIDVVILFIGKAYREGKAVIPLLLLGNLFLGIYYNLSIWYKLTNQTIYGAGLSVIGAVVTVVLNFALIPSMGYYGSAWAAFFAYFVMMVLSYLLGQKHFKVPYNLRRLIFYPALAVVLYIIGDLIKPDNRNIMLLMNTIFILGYLVVVIKLDKKLLLAVLRKS